AAAGTCATTTCTAACCAAGCTGTCGGGACATTTTTGCGAAATCGAATTGGCGGATTTCGTTCAGGTAGGGCGGGTTCTGCTGATAATAGCCTTACTTGTGCTGGTCGAGTACAGTAATCTTGAATTTGCACACCTATTTGCAACTTCTTTATAGCATCTTCATCAGGAATGCGTTCTACCTGCACCCAGTAAGTACGTTTATGTCCAAATCGCGGGTCAGAAAGGCGATGCTGTAGTTTTCCGTTATTCGTCAGCAGCATTAATCCTTCACTGTCCCAATCCAAACGCCCCACAGGATAAACATCGGGAACCTGGATATAATCTTTCAGGGTAATTTGGGTGGGGGTGTCTTGGGTAAATTGGCTGAGGACGCCATAGGGTTTGTAGAAAATAATATATCTAAGGTCATTTGTCATTTGTCATTGGTCATTTTTCATTTGTCATTACTCCCCTTCCCCATCGTCCCATCGCGCTCTCTTCAGCTTAAAATATATACAAATGAGTCTTCAACCAAGCGCCCAAGTTCTATGACCCTTGCTAAACCTTCTGAACTAGGCATTACCCATCTTCCCGACCATACCGAGTTACCAGAGTCAGACGGAAATTTCGTGAAAAATTTTCAAGAACATCCCCAAAGTCTCCTGCTCACTGACTCAATTACAGAGCGATTGCAGGAATTACATCCTGATAACCAATACAGTATTGGTCAAGATTCTGGTATCTACTGGCGTTTAACAGACCCCCCAGAAAGAGGCGCCGAAGCACCCGATTGGTTTTATGTACCAAATGTATCACCGCTTTTGAATGGTCAATTTCGCCGTTCTTATGTTTTATGGCAAGAATACGTAGCACCATTAATTGTCTTAGAATTTGTATCTGGTGATGGCTCAGATGAACGAGATAAAAATCCTCTAAAGGGGAAATTTTGGGTGTATGAGCAAGCGATTCGAGTGCCGTTTTATGGTATCTATGAGTTTAGTAAAGCTTCAGTAGAGGTTTATCATTTAGTAGATGGTAAGTATCAATTACTGCCAGCAAATGAAAGAGGTCACTATCCCATTCCCCCAATGGGTGTGGAATTGGGTATTTGGCAAGGGCAATATAAAAACATGGAAGCTCCTTGGTTACGCTGGTGGGATGCTCAGGGGAATTTATTATTGAGTAGCGATGAGAAATCCCAACAATTATCATCTCAGTTAGAAGAAGTATCATCACAGTTAGAGCAAGAACAGCAAAAGGCTGAACGCTTGGCGCAAAGGTTGCGTCAGTTGGGGATTGAACCTGATGATGTGTAAGGAAAAAGAGTGCGATCGCATTTCGGGTTTCAAAGGGGCGATCGTCTGCCGCTGTAGGCATCGCTCTATTGTAGATTTACTAAATAAATTTATCGATAATCCCTATATATTCTGAAACATGAAAAAACAGCTTAATCCCCACATTCTCAGGAATTGTTAACACCCCTCCCCCTAGCCACAATCAAAGTGGTACAATAAATTTCCATGCTAGGGGTGCCTGAAATGCCAGGCTGAGATCACACCCTTAACACCTGAGTCTGGGTAATACCAGCGGAGGGAAGCTGTTTATCGAGGAATTCAATATGCGGACAGAATGGGTTGCGAAGCGGCGTGGACAGAGCAATGTTTCTCAAATGCACTACGCCCGTCAGGGTGTAATCACTGAAGAAATGCACTATGTCGCCCAGCGGGAAAATCTTCCTGCAGATCTCATTCGTGA
The Gloeotrichia echinulata CP02 DNA segment above includes these coding regions:
- a CDS encoding rRNA large subunit pseudouridine synthase E; translated protein: MTNDLRYIIFYKPYGVLSQFTQDTPTQITLKDYIQVPDVYPVGRLDWDSEGLMLLTNNGKLQHRLSDPRFGHKRTYWVQVERIPDEDAIKKLQIGVQIQDYCTRPAQVRLLSAEPALPERNPPIRFRKNVPTAWLEMTLTEGKNRQVRRMTASVGFPTLRLVRVSIAHLKLDDLQLGEWRDLTPSEVKLLHNLPKN
- a CDS encoding Uma2 family endonuclease gives rise to the protein MTLAKPSELGITHLPDHTELPESDGNFVKNFQEHPQSLLLTDSITERLQELHPDNQYSIGQDSGIYWRLTDPPERGAEAPDWFYVPNVSPLLNGQFRRSYVLWQEYVAPLIVLEFVSGDGSDERDKNPLKGKFWVYEQAIRVPFYGIYEFSKASVEVYHLVDGKYQLLPANERGHYPIPPMGVELGIWQGQYKNMEAPWLRWWDAQGNLLLSSDEKSQQLSSQLEEVSSQLEQEQQKAERLAQRLRQLGIEPDDV